In Lolium rigidum isolate FL_2022 unplaced genomic scaffold, APGP_CSIRO_Lrig_0.1 contig_8472_1, whole genome shotgun sequence, the following proteins share a genomic window:
- the LOC124682322 gene encoding GATA transcription factor 17-like → MDSSVEKGSGSLDPDGRTASGNPKACTDCYATKTPLWRGGPEGPKSLCNACGIRYRKKRREALGLDGPKRREPVAAAADAACADEDAGGEEEEEDEEQQQETTTKKSKRVGPWGKVTVELRMVGFGKDAVLKQRRRMRRKRRLGEEEKAAILLMALSSGVIYAS, encoded by the exons ATGGACTCCTCCGTCGAGAAG GGTAGCGGATCGCTGGATCCGGACGGGCGCACGGCCTCCGGGAACCCCAAGGCCTGCACCGACTGCTACGCCACCAAGACGCCGCTCTGGCGCGGCGGGCCCGAGGGACCCAAG TCGCTGTGCAACGCGTGCGGGATCCGGTACCGGAAGAAGCGGCGGGAGGCGCTGGGGCTGGACGGGCCCAAGAGACGGGAGCctgtcgcggcggcggcggacgcggcctgCGCGGATGAGgacgccggcggcgaggaggaagaagaagacgaggagcagcagcaggagacgacgacgaagaagagcaAGCGCGTGGGGCCGTGGGGGAAGGTGACGGTGGAGCTGCGCATGGTGGGGTTCGGCAAGGACGCGGTGCTCAAGCAGCGGCGGCGGATGCGGCGCAAGAGGCGCCTCggcgaggaggagaaggccgccATCCTACTCATGGCGCTATCCTCCGGCGTCATCTACGCCTCCTGA